The region TGTGCACGGCTATACATATAGTTTTACGtggagtttattttaaaggaacatGGGGCAAACCCAAGTTTTTCTTCAATTGTAAAATATCAGTTatttatggaagcccgtttccgccagagAGTACAAAAAAACGCGCtatagtatctcagaattccgacttagtaactcagaattgcgacttagcatctcagaattccgacttatcaactcagaattgcgactaagcaactcagaattgcgacttagcaactcagaattccgagttagtaactcagaattccgactttatatctcacatttgcgacttcgaaatagccatatttcattgtctgtccttttgttattgtaacggattcgggttctagggcttgtgccctcgccgctccctccctagttcgtgcctcgctgcactggctcactttctttaagaacactttctttaaccccggcggccagcatccctgttatgtGCAGGGGAGGGTGATGTactgcaaccagatcgtacaacctgtatgtcggccgTTCCGTTTCTCTATTTTCATGAATCAtacaggatcataggatctataagcctgaagacttgtcctgtacagtgccctgataaaaatcaaattaattacacgaatttttatagaatcccatttccgccagtGAGGTTTCCATAGTACCTGAATGGAATAGTGCacggtgggctttttaaaaatagtttttatttacgtAGACAGagtatgaaataagatacagaaataggcacttcacatccagaagaattcacaattataaaagctgaaacatacGTTTTacgtatttccattgtatgtccttttttacctaaaaaagaaggtcttctttagctcagctggcaagactcaggttcgagccagtgcagcgaggaacgaactagggtgggagcagcgagggcacaagccctagaacccaaatccgttacaataacaaaaggaaagacaatgaaatattgctatttcgaagtcacaaatgtgagatataaagtcggaattctgagttactaagtcggaattctgagttgctaagtctcaattctgagatactaagtcgcaattctgagttgcaaagtcgcaattctgagatactaagtcggaattttgacttactaagtcgcaattctgagatactaagtcgcagttctgacttactaagtcggaattctgagataccatagcgcgttttttttactccctggcggaaacgggcttccataggttATTACTTTAAAGcgttaaaaaacaatttacatcAGATATGTTTTTGGATGGATTTGCACTCTTGCTAAACATTTCCTCATGGTTCCTGCAATCAGTTCTGAATAATGTCTTGTAATTGTGAAAGTAAAAGACACATTTCAGACAAAATCGATGGGCTTACTTTCTAaagttttaaacacattttgtacGTTTTCATTAAGCAACCCTTTGATCCAAATGTTTTATAATCAGAGAAACCACTTTGGACCACAAATTTCAGGTGGAATCATATCTCTTATAGTACCACTATAATTTCACTTCCATAAGCTCTCAATTCTTTAATAAACGTATTACTCCACTTTTTCTTTCCCAATTTCTTTTCAACTCTCAgagttttattttgctttttttttcctcagggaTTTATTGAAGCCATGCTAACACCAGCAGCCTTGTGTGTACGTCTATGGCTGCAAGTGTGCGACTCAATGAGGTGACCAGCAACACACCCACAACCTGTACTACCTGAACGTATAAATAAAGAAGAGTGGATTTGGACACAAACAATGCAAAATCAACATCACTTCTTTTAAAGATACAAATAAGTTATGTGCTTCAAAACCAAGGAAGGTCCTCCATGTTTTCTTTATCACAGCATTTGTCAGATTACCTCTTCAGTGATTTCCcactgtctttttctttttcccccaaCCCGATACTGAATCGCCAAATTCAGAATTCAGACCCCACAGTCATTTGTCTTTTCTTGAAGTTTCCTTGTCAAAATCAGGTATGTGGAAAGGGAAGCCACTGCTATATGGAAGATCAATTGCCAAATATTCCTCAGTCCAAACAAAAAGATGTTACACACAACAATGAAGGTCAGTACAATGAAGGACTTCAGCTTCTTTGACGGTGTGTAGAATAAATACAAGCAGCACTGTgaacccaaaaatatatagATGTGTTCAAAGCCAACGTTTTAAATTCAGTATTGTACAAAacaatttttctaaaaaaaaacagaatgacaaATGGAAATATGCAAGCGACCAAAATTATGTACCTTATGTGCTCCTTGCAGAtagaaatggaaattaaaacatGCTTAAGCACAAAGTGTACTGGAGAACATTAGGCTATACCTAATATAGCCTAATATAGCGTGGTACAGATGTATAATAAACAGTAATTAACAGtaatgaaattacaaaatgcaatttcacttttaatgaaatacagtacaaaaaatacTGTTTCAACTTAGGTTTCACACACAAAAGTCTGATGCTCAGgagttattattttaatactgaATATGGAGAAAAATTCACTCTCAAAATATGGAGAGTTCTCACAAACAGGACAAGAGATAATAATGTTTTCGCTAGTGTCTAAATGACCACTAGAGGGCAGGGTATTCAAAGAAATTACAACCAGAATCAAAAGATGTTAACATCAGGTACCAAAATATAAGCTATAGACCGTGAATTAATAAAGagaaacacttttaaaaaaggtGAAAAATATTGCTTACCTGACAAAGACAGCAGGCAAAAGCTACCAGAAAAGCTATTACATTCCATATTCCTTCATTGTCATCCTGTTGAAGACAATTCCAAACAGAACATAAATTAAAACACTTTCAATCAAAAAAGATTGTGCCTTAATTCTgcctaaaatataattatttcctCAATTAACCCAAAGACAGAAGTTATATAAGTTACATCATTCAACTACTTTTTCTGCTGAGCTACATTATTATAATGTCACGTGGCAATGACTATGACACAGTGATACAGAGCCTCCTAATTTAAAAGGAGTATTGTGTTGTTTCTATATTGTGTGAGAAAATGACTTTCTAACATTTTCTAAGACTGTGAAGAAGGACCTTCTTTTGCTTAAGTACCCGGAAAGCATGCAGGTACAAAGCTTGAAATATCGGGAGAACTGCTGGATGGAAAAATGGCTAAAAAAATTGTTCAAATGCTTCAAGTTCTGCCCAAAGAGCTGCTGGACTGAGGAATTACCTGAAAAGTGTATTCGATAAGGTGAACTCCACGGATGAGGTTCAAAGCTGCACACATAATGTTAAGAACCAGGGACAGGATCCCCAAGGTTGTCACTGGCTCCAGTCTTTGATTTGATCCTTCAAAATTCCATGTTCATATTTAACAGCATCCcccaaaaaaacatgaaaccaaGGAAACAGAAGAGATGACTgaagttaatttaaaaactaGGATTCGTAACACACATTTCACATTCGTGAAAGGGCATTCTCGATTTCAGGGCTGAGACATGGGGCCTCACATTTCAATGTATATTGAATCATGGAGATTTTAAACTCAATTCTGGAATGACACTACCAGACAGATGTTGGAAGAGACTGATACAGAAGAAGAAGCTCAAGAACACGATTAGTAGTAGTGGCAATAGTAGTAGTAAGTGTAGAGTATCTTAAACTACAGAATAAGAATGCATTAGTTTTTCATGGACCCTGCTCCAGGGAGGtgtcttttattttccttaatttaAGTAGACCTTTTAAATATATGcttaaaagatgaaaaaatatgGGCACTCAGCTGTAAAAGATTATCACTAAGTGCTCCTAAGCACGAGCTTAGAGTCTGATCTTGTCTGATTTCATGATTTCATGTTATACAAATCAGGACCCCACAGTATTTGTGAGTTATCAGGTGGTTGCTAGAAATCAGGATGAATTGCACAAAGATCTATTCTTCCACCTAAGGCTCACAAGGATGAAGCATAAAGTAAACCAACACAAACACTATACATCATCTACTGGAAATGTTAAATCAAGAACCTTTGGTTATATTTATAACAGTCTTTGTAAGAAGGGAACTTTGAAATCTTACAAACCTATTCTTTGAAGGCTGGCAAAGAAAACTGGATCCCCTAATTGCGTGTTATAAAGGCGTGTTAGCTGCCACACTGACTTTTCACTTGCGTGGAATAGCTACTGTCTTTTCATGCGATGCTTGATGGTGATGAAAAGACACCACAGACACCTGAATGTACAGCTGTAGATTGAAGAGGTGCACAGGTGTGAAATGATCAAAACCTATTTataacagtacattgttttgtgttctaAACCAGATGCAAATCTCACCAGCTCCGGACACAGGCTCTGTGTGCCCATTGGCTGTCCCATTGCTCAGCACCATCTCCTCCAGATTCAGGATTTCGGGAGGCCTTGCCCTGAGGTCTTCCTGAATATCCATGAGGCTCatagagagtgagagggagttGCAGTTGCTGTACTGATGCTTCATCTTCTGAATGACACCGTCTAAATTATTGTACAAATTCAGGAGAAAAGCAACAATTAATTCATATGAAAAGATAAGATTAATCTTAATAGAAATCAATTTCAAAAACTACCAAATAAGAGTTTATAGAGCACCCAATTGAATGGTAGGTACTCCCTGTCACAGCACTGACAAACTTTTAAAGCCTTGAATGTTGCATACAATAAAATAAGAGATACGAtcattttattagccatatacaattttcttgcattaggaatttgtcttttttcgcataccccagcttgctctcaatgagaaacagacacacagacagggagagaagcttggggtcagagcatagGGTccgccattgtacagcgcccctggagcagctggggttaagggccttgctcagggctcAGAGtcagattcctctgccggcctcGGGATTTGAagcggcaaccttccagccacaggtacagatccttagccacagtgtcacagtgccaccactccgcttcaataaataaatgtattataaatgtataatgCTTTACTTGTTTCCTGCAAAATATTCATATCCTAAAGATGATATTTCTAATGCTACAGGTATATGGATGAACAAGGCAAAAAATCAGAATAAGCATCTATTAATGCAACACAGAGActtttatgtttatataaaataaaatttcatgCTGTTAAAGGACTTAACTTCTAAATGTACCATCCTTTTGTTGAGAATTTATGCAACTAGCTATTTAAGTTACTTTGGCAAAATGggacaatttttatttcaattacaaTCTTTCAACTGCATTCATGTATATcgacactttttttcttttacatcttAACACCAAGCTaaggattttaaaaattgtcactgtctaaaaaacagcacaatatGGCTCttgaacagtttttttaatttcttctctGTGCTCACCAAATTCCAGGAATGAATACGGTCTGGATGCCAGAGCAACTGTGG is a window of Lepisosteus oculatus isolate fLepOcu1 chromosome 6, fLepOcu1.hap2, whole genome shotgun sequence DNA encoding:
- the sec22c gene encoding vesicle-trafficking protein SEC22c isoform X1 produces the protein MSLILFAFVVRVRDGLPLSASTDFEHNRELHERKQQLKTISKALTLFPERGTVKGHELNIYFITSEGVSYMTICSSGFPTTMAFCFLEDLRWEFTAAFDSTTVALASRPYSFLEFDGVIQKMKHQYSNCNSLSLSMSLMDIQEDLRARPPEILNLEEMVLSNGTANGHTEPVSGAGSNQRLEPVTTLGILSLVLNIMCAALNLIRGVHLIEYTFQDDNEGIWNVIAFLVAFACCLCQCCLYLFYTPSKKLKSFIVLTFIVVCNIFLFGLRNIWQLIFHIAVASLSTYLILTRKLQEKTNDCGV
- the sec22c gene encoding vesicle-trafficking protein SEC22c isoform X3 yields the protein MSLILFAFVVRVRDGLPLSASTDFEHNRELHERKQQLKTISKALTLFPERGTVKGHELNIYFITSEGVSYMTICSSGFPTTMAFCFLEDLRWEFTAAFDSTTVALASRPYSFLEFDGVIQKMKHQYSNCNSLSLSMSLMDIQEDLRARPPEILNLEEMVLSNGTANGHTEPVSGAGSNQRLEPVTTLGILSLVLNIMCAALNLIRGVHLIEYTFQDDNEGIWNVIAFLVAFACCLCQLHGFALLQRNCLV
- the sec22c gene encoding vesicle-trafficking protein SEC22c isoform X2, giving the protein MSLILFAFVVRVRDGLPLSASTDFEHNRELHERKQQLKTISKALTLFPERGTVKGHELNIYFITSEGVSYMTICSSGFPTTMAFCFLEDLRWEFTAAFDSTTVALASRPYSFLEFDGVIQKMKHQYSNCNSLSLSMSLMDIQEDLRARPPEILNLEEMVLSNGTANGHTEPVSGAGSNQRLEPVTTLGILSLVLNIMCAALNLIRGVHLIEYTFQDDNEGIWNVIAFLVAFACCLCQVGFVALQLAGILLMMRAVMCSQYSLVS
- the sec22c gene encoding vesicle-trafficking protein SEC22c isoform X4, coding for MSLILFAFVVRVRDGLPLSASTDFEHNRELHERKQQLKTISKALTLFPERGTVKGHELNIYFITSEGVSYMTICSSGFPTTMAFCFLEDLRWEFTAAFDSTTVALASRPYSFLEFDGVIQKMKHQYSNCNSLSLSMSLMDIQEDLRARPPEILNLEEMVLSNGTANGHTEPVSGAGSNQRLEPVTTLGILSLVLNIMCAALNLIRGVHLIEYTFQDDNEGIWNVIAFLVAFACCLCQLPTMKA